The following proteins are co-located in the Acidobacteriota bacterium genome:
- a CDS encoding S8 family serine peptidase, with the protein MILRSALLAVACGLLFLTSALAQGLAPGEDPGRSRTISLTSGVIDAANPAPVPESLSATEDAILLVKFPGPVDEKQLERLRTGTDRVYTYLPHDTFLVRRRPEGEAADLLRATGARWALPYHPAYKLSPATLGIGEKALQPGARDQHIVLLQVFPDADLDRLRKHLEELGIQNVVGSAERGRFPRLRLLLTSAEVERFREPLALAPEIFWIDIEPRRVLLNDTTVWVGQSGTGGAGTTPVFDQGIYGEGQIVAVLDTGIDPDMCYFRDPALGLPPRNECDGGTVVDLNQRKVIAVDFLWSSECSGGISSSEWDTQDHGTHVAGTVAGDNLANPLIHDAGDGMAPGAKLVVQDCGFQTDNCADCPGIGCPVVDLNPIFQQAYDQGARIHTNSWGDEENNPVKGRYTAGSQDADEFMWNHKDFLLVFAAGNDGPGTGSIGSPSTGKNVISVGATLRGTSAESMASFSSCGPTADGRIKPDVTMPGSGIISANSDNNTGSNNCNTKSSSGTSMAAPGVAGAAALVRQYFTDGWYPSGNAVPGDALTPSAALVKATVMNSATEMSGTAAIPGGCQGWGRVLLDDALFFGGESRELFVEDDTTGFASGSSGVERTFNVAVGSSLEPLKVTLVWTDFPAVPLADPVIVNDLDLEVSGPSGTYLGNVFSGGASTTGGSADRLNSVEQALLPNPQTGTYTVTVRAFNVPSGPQPFALVVTGALTPPCSPAPIANAGPDQQICQGDSVQIGTAAQSGHSYSWSPGGQSSAQITVSPAATTTYTVTAATSCGNAQDSATVTVDDGSGGGLSEDFEGGAGSWSASGLWHLTSNSSCASPGYSSPVSAFYFGQDSGCSYDTGGATNGDLVSPVVSGITSASTLSFDFFRQVESYTGGSFDRTEVAVSTDGTSWTTLWSRDSTDVSAGSWQGSGDLSLAAYAGQQLQVRFRFDTVDGTANGFTGWFIDDVVITGESACGPGNAAPVVSITAPANGSSFDEGTSVSFAGTANDAEDGNITASLSWSSDLDGAIGSGGSFSTSSLSVGNHTITASVTDSGGAPGSDSISVTINAVGGGDFIDFDVTTTVAYSNQDTSNGSFTTEDGGFTFSMTGNRWRRTSETFTLTANTVIEFDFLSTEEGEIHGIGFDENDTLTDDLRIFNVFGTQNWASDIDWSPQYTTAEYGTWKSYSIPVGQYYTGSGFYLVLANDKDSSPYTNTSKFRNVRIYEDTPPPGCIVTDFSGGTSGWTNSGSSTCSTGTFVAAVPTEVVNGGVTTQVGGDHTGGGNAYFTATNSSAGADDVDGGNCIAESSTTSVTEASDVSVWYFHGQRDTGGDASGDFFLLEISTNGGSTWSTLASNGDSTSNAAWTEVTTTVPAGSDVRFRIQASDGTASGDLVEAGVDDISICPSGSLAPVSTH; encoded by the coding sequence ATGATTCTTCGTTCTGCCCTCCTGGCGGTCGCCTGCGGACTGCTCTTCCTGACCTCGGCCCTCGCCCAAGGTCTCGCCCCCGGAGAGGATCCCGGCCGGAGCCGGACCATCTCCCTCACCTCCGGCGTCATCGACGCCGCCAACCCGGCGCCGGTGCCGGAAAGTCTTTCGGCCACTGAGGACGCCATCCTGTTGGTCAAATTTCCCGGACCGGTAGACGAGAAGCAGCTGGAGCGCCTACGCACCGGCACCGATCGCGTCTACACCTACCTTCCCCACGACACCTTCCTGGTGCGCCGCCGGCCGGAAGGCGAAGCGGCGGATCTGCTGCGCGCCACCGGCGCCCGCTGGGCCCTGCCCTATCACCCGGCCTACAAGCTCAGCCCGGCGACCCTCGGCATCGGCGAGAAAGCGCTCCAGCCCGGCGCCCGGGACCAGCACATCGTCCTGCTCCAGGTCTTCCCCGACGCCGACCTCGACCGGCTGCGCAAACACCTCGAGGAGCTGGGAATTCAGAACGTTGTGGGCAGCGCCGAGCGGGGCCGCTTCCCGCGGCTGCGGCTGCTGCTCACCAGCGCCGAGGTGGAACGCTTCCGCGAGCCTTTGGCCCTGGCACCGGAGATCTTCTGGATCGACATCGAGCCCCGGCGAGTGTTGCTCAACGACACCACCGTTTGGGTGGGCCAGAGCGGCACCGGCGGCGCCGGCACGACGCCGGTCTTCGATCAAGGCATCTACGGTGAAGGCCAGATCGTGGCGGTGCTGGACACCGGCATCGACCCCGACATGTGCTATTTCCGCGATCCCGCCCTCGGCCTGCCGCCGCGCAACGAATGCGACGGCGGTACGGTGGTGGACTTGAACCAGCGCAAGGTCATCGCCGTCGACTTCCTGTGGAGCAGCGAGTGCAGCGGCGGCATCTCGAGCTCCGAATGGGATACCCAGGACCACGGCACCCATGTCGCCGGCACCGTCGCCGGCGACAACCTGGCCAACCCGCTGATCCACGACGCCGGCGACGGCATGGCCCCGGGGGCCAAGCTGGTGGTGCAGGACTGTGGCTTCCAGACCGACAATTGCGCCGACTGTCCGGGCATCGGCTGCCCGGTGGTGGACCTCAATCCCATCTTCCAACAGGCCTACGATCAGGGCGCCCGCATCCACACCAACTCCTGGGGTGACGAGGAGAACAACCCGGTCAAGGGCCGCTACACCGCCGGCAGCCAGGACGCCGACGAATTCATGTGGAATCACAAAGATTTCCTGCTGGTCTTCGCCGCCGGCAACGACGGTCCCGGCACCGGCTCCATCGGCAGCCCGTCCACGGGCAAGAACGTCATCTCCGTCGGCGCCACCCTGCGCGGCACCAGCGCCGAGAGCATGGCCTCCTTCAGCAGCTGCGGCCCCACCGCCGACGGCCGCATCAAGCCCGACGTCACCATGCCCGGCTCGGGGATCATCTCCGCCAACTCGGATAACAACACCGGCAGCAACAACTGCAACACCAAGAGCTCCAGCGGCACCAGCATGGCGGCGCCGGGAGTCGCCGGCGCGGCGGCGCTGGTCCGCCAATACTTCACCGACGGCTGGTATCCCAGCGGCAACGCGGTCCCCGGGGATGCCCTCACCCCCTCCGCGGCGCTGGTCAAGGCCACGGTGATGAATTCCGCCACCGAAATGAGCGGCACCGCCGCCATCCCCGGCGGCTGTCAGGGCTGGGGCCGGGTGCTACTGGATGACGCCCTCTTCTTCGGCGGCGAGAGCCGGGAGCTCTTCGTCGAGGACGACACCACCGGCTTCGCGAGCGGTAGCTCCGGCGTCGAGCGCACCTTCAATGTCGCCGTGGGCAGCTCCCTGGAGCCCCTCAAGGTCACCCTGGTCTGGACCGACTTCCCGGCGGTACCGCTGGCGGATCCGGTGATCGTCAACGATCTGGATCTGGAGGTCAGCGGACCTTCCGGCACCTATTTGGGCAACGTCTTCAGCGGCGGCGCGTCCACCACCGGTGGCAGTGCCGACCGGCTCAACTCGGTGGAGCAGGCGCTCCTCCCCAATCCCCAGACCGGTACCTACACCGTCACCGTGCGGGCCTTCAACGTGCCCAGCGGCCCCCAGCCCTTCGCGCTGGTGGTCACCGGTGCGCTGACTCCGCCTTGCTCTCCCGCTCCCATCGCCAACGCCGGCCCGGATCAGCAGATTTGCCAGGGTGATTCGGTGCAGATCGGCACCGCGGCCCAAAGCGGCCACAGCTACAGCTGGTCGCCGGGCGGCCAGAGCTCGGCGCAGATCACCGTCTCACCGGCGGCCACCACTACTTACACCGTCACCGCCGCCACCTCCTGCGGCAACGCCCAAGACTCGGCCACAGTGACCGTCGACGACGGCTCCGGAGGGGGGCTGAGCGAGGACTTCGAAGGCGGCGCCGGCTCCTGGAGCGCCAGCGGCCTGTGGCATCTGACCAGCAACTCCAGCTGCGCTTCGCCGGGCTATTCGTCGCCGGTGAGTGCCTTCTACTTCGGGCAGGACTCGGGGTGCTCCTACGACACCGGCGGCGCCACCAACGGCGATCTCGTCTCGCCGGTGGTCTCCGGCATCACCTCGGCCTCGACCCTGAGCTTCGACTTCTTCCGTCAGGTGGAGTCCTACACCGGGGGATCCTTCGACCGCACCGAGGTGGCCGTGTCCACCGACGGCACCAGCTGGACCACCCTCTGGTCCCGCGATTCCACCGATGTTTCCGCCGGCAGCTGGCAGGGGAGCGGTGATCTCTCGCTGGCGGCCTACGCCGGCCAGCAGCTGCAGGTGCGCTTCCGCTTCGACACCGTCGACGGCACCGCCAATGGCTTCACCGGGTGGTTCATCGACGACGTGGTGATCACCGGCGAGTCCGCTTGCGGTCCCGGCAATGCCGCACCGGTAGTCAGCATCACCGCACCGGCCAACGGCTCCAGCTTCGACGAAGGAACCTCGGTGAGCTTCGCCGGCACCGCCAACGACGCCGAGGACGGCAACATCACCGCCTCCCTCAGCTGGTCTTCCGACCTCGACGGCGCCATCGGCTCCGGTGGATCGTTCTCCACCTCCAGCCTCTCCGTCGGCAACCACACCATCACCGCCTCGGTCACCGACAGCGGCGGAGCCCCCGGCTCCGACTCCATCTCCGTGACCATCAACGCGGTGGGTGGGGGTGACTTCATCGACTTCGATGTCACCACCACCGTCGCCTACTCCAACCAGGACACCTCCAACGGGTCCTTCACCACGGAAGACGGCGGCTTCACCTTCTCCATGACCGGCAACCGCTGGCGCCGGACCTCGGAGACCTTCACCCTCACCGCCAACACGGTGATCGAGTTCGACTTCTTGTCGACCGAAGAAGGCGAGATCCACGGGATCGGCTTCGATGAGAACGACACCCTCACCGACGATCTGCGCATCTTCAACGTCTTCGGTACCCAGAATTGGGCCAGCGACATTGACTGGTCGCCCCAATACACCACCGCCGAGTACGGGACCTGGAAGTCCTATAGCATCCCCGTGGGGCAGTACTACACCGGTTCCGGCTTCTATCTGGTGCTCGCCAACGACAAAGATTCGAGCCCCTACACCAACACCTCGAAGTTCCGCAACGTGCGGATCTACGAGGACACCCCGCCCCCGGGCTGCATCGTCACCGACTTCTCCGGCGGCACCAGCGGTTGGACCAACAGCGGTTCCAGCACCTGCTCCACCGGCACCTTCGTGGCCGCGGTTCCCACCGAGGTGGTCAACGGCGGAGTCACTACCCAGGTGGGCGGTGACCACACCGGTGGCGGCAACGCCTACTTCACCGCCACCAATTCCTCCGCCGGCGCCGACGACGTCGACGGTGGCAACTGCATCGCCGAATCCTCCACCACTTCCGTGACCGAGGCTTCGGACGTGTCGGTGTGGTACTTCCACGGCCAGCGCGACACCGGCGGCGACGCCAGCGGGGACTTCTTCTTGCTGGAGATCTCCACCAACGG